One Vigna unguiculata cultivar IT97K-499-35 chromosome 11, ASM411807v1, whole genome shotgun sequence DNA window includes the following coding sequences:
- the LOC114170603 gene encoding cytosolic sulfotransferase 15-like, translating into MEGPQENAEDELILSSLPREMGWAIPDLYLFQQFWCPSILIKEVNIFQKQFEAKDSDIFVASFPKSGTTWLKAITFAIVNRQCFSSIHNHPLLTSNPHQLVPAVEFMYRGDIHCPTTEPRVFGTHTPFPSLPNSIIESKCKIIYICRNPFDIFVSAWTFFDKIKLEPLSTLKIEEAFEKYCNGIIEFGPWWSHMVGYWKESLAKPNKVLFLKYEDLKDDANFQVKKIADFLGFPFTQEEENNQVIESIIKLCSFEKMKNSEVNKSGIIYQFLEKKYFFRKGETRDWVNYFSPSMTEKLCKIIEEKFGGSGLSFMI; encoded by the coding sequence ATGGAAGGGCCACAAGAAAATGCAGAAGATGAACTAATTCTCTCATCCCTCCCCAGAGAGATGGGTTGGGCAATCCCTGATCTCTATCTATTCCAACAATTTTGGTGCCCTTCAATTCTTATAAAAGAGGTTAACATTTTTCAAAAGCAGTTTGAAGCAAAAGACAGTGATATTTTTGTTGCTAGTTTTCCAAAATCAGGCACTACTTGGTTGAAAGCCATTACTTTTGCCATTGTTAATCGCCAATGCTTCTCTTCCATTCATAACCATCCATTGCTTACTTCAAATCCTCATCAACTTGTTCCTGCTGTTGAATTTATGTATCGTGGTGATATCCATTGCCCAACTACTGAACCAAGAGTTTTTGGAACTCACACTCCATTCCCTTCTTTGCCAAACTCCATCATTGAATCTAAGTGtaagataatttatatttgtaggaacccttttgacatttttgtttCAGCATGGACTTTCTTCGATAAAATTAAGCTAGAGCCTTTATCCACATTGAAAATTGAGGAAGCTTTTGAAAAGTATTGCAATGGGATAATTGAGTTTGGTCCATGGTGGAGTCATATGGTAGGTTATTGGAAGGAGAGCTTAGCCAAACCAAATAAGGTTTTGTTCTTGAAGTATGAAGATCTTAAAGATGATGCCAATTTTCAAGTCAAAAAAATTGCAGATTTTTTGGGTTTTCCTTTCACTCAAGAGGAAGAAAACAACCAAGTGATCGAAAGCATAATCAAGCTATGCAGCTTTGAGAAGATGAAGAACTCGGAAGTGAATAAATCTGGAATAATTTACCAATTTCTGGAGAAAAAGTACTTTTTTCGGAAAGGAGAAACCAGAGATTGGGTAAACTATTTTTCTCCTTCCATGACAGAAAAACTGTGTAAAATTATCGAAGAAAAATTTGGTGGATCAGGTCTGTCATTTATGATTTAG